TTCTGCTAAGCGACACAGATAGGAATCAACTTAGATTAAAGATCATCGAGATTTGTATCCACGAGTCCATATGCTAACTATAACCCCAAAACATACTCAATTGCTAGGAGAATGCGCAAGAACTAAGATAGTCTATATATATGACATAGAAACATGTAACTCATTCTAAAATACACTAAAAAGAGTAGTATTATAGTACCTCACTCCATTGAAACTTTGGCGCCAACCTCCTTCATCTTGGCAATAATGGTATCAGCTTCCTCCTTAGTCACTCCCTTCTTCAGAAGCGTAGGTGCTTTCTCCACCAAATCCTTAGCCTCCTTCAACCCCAAATTCGTAAACGTTCGCACTTCCTTAATGATCTTGATCTTGGAGGCAGCATCAAAAGCTTCAAGCTTCACATCGAACGCCGTCTTCTCCGCCTTTTTCTCTTCACCGCCTTTCGCTCCAGGACCACCCTTACCGGCACCTTGCAAGCCGCCGAACCCCATCCCAGGCATCATCACTGCCATTACCGGCATCTCCTTCACATCCAATTTTTGCCGTAGAACCTCCGTGAGGTCCGCAACCTCGAGTAGCGTGAGACCAGAGATCTCATCCACAATGGCCGAAACTTTCTCAGAAGGAGCTGGTCTTGATTCGGGTGAAGCAGTGGTGAAATTCCGATGGTTCAGCGATGATGACGACGCATAACTCTCCAATCCAAGAAGATCGAAGTTAAGAGTGGACGGAGAATCGGAGCAAGGGTTTTGAGCGAAAGTTCTGCGAATCCTGGAGAAATGAGTGGAAAAAGTTCGCAGATATCTCATCTTTGAAATGTATGGAAAACGGTGAACGTTCAGTCAGCAAGTAGATTAAGAGAATGAGAGCTGTGTGcgttcatggttgaggagtttAGCCGTCGTTCAGATTCCGGGAAGAGGCATAAACCCTACCGTTCAGAGTGAAATTCTCAGGGGGCTTTTTAGTTGGGCTTCAAAATCAAGGTCCATAGATATTGGAAGGAACGGTCCATCTTATT
The nucleotide sequence above comes from Benincasa hispida cultivar B227 chromosome 3, ASM972705v1, whole genome shotgun sequence. Encoded proteins:
- the LOC120072669 gene encoding 50S ribosomal protein L7/L12, yielding MRYLRTFSTHFSRIRRTFAQNPCSDSPSTLNFDLLGLESYASSSSLNHRNFTTASPESRPAPSEKVSAIVDEISGLTLLEVADLTEVLRQKLDVKEMPVMAVMMPGMGFGGLQGAGKGGPGAKGGEEKKAEKTAFDVKLEAFDAASKIKIIKEVRTFTNLGLKEAKDLVEKAPTLLKKGVTKEEADTIIAKMKEVGAKVSME